The proteins below are encoded in one region of Segatella copri:
- a CDS encoding aminopeptidase P family protein, whose product MNEIELRLARLRELMKREHLSAFIFPSTDAHQSEYVADHWRGREWISGFNGSAGTAVVTMKSAALWTDSRYFLAAEEQLEGTEYQLMRLKMEGTPTIAEWLGKELQDVQSPEVGLDGMVNSYNYVKDLSYSLRKLGGITLRTNLDPLDQIWENRPSLPANPVEIQPLEYAGETLASKVARIRKSLRELHADGMLVSALDDIAWTLNLRGTDVHCNPVFVSYLLIESDKVSLFVDDNKLSPEVKQYLQDNQVSLYKYNKVEKCLESYSEYNILLDGDETSYYLWKAVKCQEIVAAGSPIPAMKAVKNKAEIEGYRSAMLKDGVAMVKFLKWLKPAVEAGGQTEISIDEKLTSLRAEQKLFRDISFDTIAGYAQHGAIVHYEATPETDVVLKPEGLILIDSGAQYQDGTTDITRTIALGAVSEEMKHIYTLVLKAHIQLELVKFPDGASGTQLDAVGRECMWREGYNFLHGTGHGVGSYLCVHEGPHQIRMEWMPTPLRAGMTLTDEPGLYLAGKFGVRIENTVLISDYMSTEFGKFLQIEPLTLCPIDTTPIDVDMLLPEEIDWLNAYHHSVYEKLSPFLDEEEKIWLENATKPIK is encoded by the coding sequence ATGAATGAAATCGAATTACGTTTAGCTAGATTGAGGGAGTTGATGAAGCGTGAACATCTTTCTGCTTTCATCTTTCCTAGTACAGATGCTCATCAGAGCGAGTATGTTGCCGACCATTGGAGAGGAAGAGAGTGGATCTCTGGTTTTAACGGGTCGGCTGGTACTGCTGTCGTTACAATGAAATCGGCTGCTTTATGGACTGACTCCCGCTACTTCCTGGCTGCGGAAGAACAGTTGGAAGGTACTGAATATCAGTTGATGAGGCTGAAAATGGAAGGTACGCCTACTATCGCAGAATGGTTGGGAAAAGAATTGCAGGATGTACAATCTCCTGAGGTTGGACTTGATGGCATGGTCAACTCTTATAATTATGTTAAAGATTTAAGCTATTCTCTCCGTAAACTCGGTGGAATTACGCTTAGAACGAATTTGGACCCTTTGGATCAGATTTGGGAGAATCGTCCTTCGCTTCCTGCAAATCCTGTAGAAATTCAACCATTGGAATATGCTGGAGAGACGCTAGCCTCTAAAGTGGCCCGTATCCGTAAGTCTTTGAGAGAACTTCATGCAGATGGTATGCTCGTTTCTGCTTTGGATGATATTGCTTGGACTTTGAATCTTCGTGGTACAGATGTTCATTGCAATCCTGTATTTGTAAGTTATTTGTTGATTGAAAGCGATAAAGTTTCTCTTTTCGTGGATGATAATAAATTATCTCCTGAAGTAAAACAGTATCTTCAAGACAATCAGGTTTCTCTCTATAAATATAATAAGGTGGAAAAATGCCTTGAATCATATTCGGAATATAATATCCTGTTAGATGGAGATGAAACGAGCTATTATCTGTGGAAAGCTGTAAAATGCCAGGAAATTGTTGCTGCTGGTTCTCCTATTCCGGCTATGAAGGCTGTGAAAAATAAAGCAGAAATAGAGGGCTACCGTAGTGCAATGCTTAAAGATGGTGTTGCTATGGTTAAGTTCTTGAAGTGGCTGAAACCTGCTGTTGAGGCTGGCGGACAAACAGAAATTTCCATTGATGAGAAATTAACATCGCTACGTGCCGAACAGAAACTGTTCAGAGATATTTCTTTTGATACGATTGCCGGCTATGCGCAGCATGGAGCAATAGTCCATTATGAGGCAACTCCTGAAACAGATGTCGTTCTGAAACCGGAAGGCTTGATCCTGATAGACTCTGGGGCTCAATACCAGGATGGTACTACTGATATTACCCGTACCATAGCCTTGGGGGCCGTATCTGAAGAGATGAAGCATATTTATACCTTGGTTCTGAAAGCGCATATTCAGTTGGAATTGGTTAAATTCCCCGATGGTGCATCAGGAACACAGTTGGATGCTGTAGGAAGAGAGTGTATGTGGCGTGAAGGATATAATTTCTTGCATGGTACAGGCCATGGAGTAGGTTCGTATCTCTGTGTGCACGAAGGCCCTCATCAAATAAGAATGGAGTGGATGCCTACACCTTTGAGAGCTGGAATGACCTTGACTGATGAGCCTGGTTTGTATCTGGCAGGTAAGTTCGGCGTAAGAATAGAAAATACGGTGCTGATTTCAGACTACATGTCTACTGAGTTCGGTAAATTCCTGCAGATAGAGCCTCTTACTCTTTGTCCTATAGATACCACTCCTATAGATGTTGATATGTTGTTGCCTGAAGAGATTGACTGGCTCAATGCTTATCATCATTCAGTTTATGAAAAATTGTCTCCTTTCCTTGATGAAGAGGAGAAAATATGGCTTGAAAATGCTACAAAACCCATAAAATGA
- the rpsU gene encoding 30S ribosomal protein S21, with protein sequence MIIVPVKDGENIERALKKFKRKFEKTGVVKELRARQQYDKPSVLKRLKMEHAIYVQQLRANEE encoded by the coding sequence ATGATTATTGTACCAGTTAAAGACGGTGAGAACATCGAGAGAGCTCTCAAGAAGTTTAAGAGAAAATTCGAAAAGACAGGTGTTGTTAAGGAGCTTCGTGCTCGTCAGCAGTATGACAAGCCTTCTGTTTTGAAGCGTCTCAAGATGGAACACGCCATCTACGTACAGCAGTTGCGTGCAAACGAGGAATAA
- the xerA gene encoding site-specific tyrosine recombinase/integron integrase, translated as MLSIDKFLEYLRSELNRSQRTVENYREDLKLFEQYARNLSESFTWESVDSDMIRNWMEHMIDAGNKATSVNRRLSALKMFYRFALVRHYVESDPAHSLKGPKESRPLPQFLKENEMDELLDRKMWGDDYNNVRARTIIILFYETGMRLSELIGLDVDDVNFIKKEIKITGKGNKQRIVPFGNELKNALSEYLALRAQRVMVRSGALLLADKGGRMSPVQVREIVKENLARVCSLKKNSPHVLRHTFATAMLNHGAGIESLKRLLGHAKLSTTEIYTHTTFEQLKRVYIEAHPRA; from the coding sequence ATGTTGAGTATAGATAAGTTCTTGGAATATTTGCGCTCTGAACTGAACAGGTCGCAGAGGACGGTAGAAAACTATCGCGAAGATTTGAAACTCTTTGAGCAGTATGCTAGGAACTTGTCTGAATCCTTCACTTGGGAATCTGTTGATTCTGATATGATTCGCAACTGGATGGAGCATATGATAGATGCAGGAAATAAGGCAACCTCGGTTAATCGCCGGTTGAGTGCTTTGAAAATGTTCTATCGGTTTGCTTTAGTCAGACATTATGTGGAGTCGGATCCCGCTCATAGCCTCAAAGGACCTAAGGAGAGTAGACCGCTACCTCAATTCTTGAAAGAAAATGAGATGGATGAGCTGCTTGACAGGAAAATGTGGGGCGATGATTATAATAATGTACGCGCACGTACTATTATAATATTGTTCTATGAGACGGGAATGCGATTGTCAGAGTTGATAGGACTTGATGTTGACGATGTGAACTTTATCAAAAAAGAGATAAAGATTACGGGTAAGGGAAACAAACAACGTATAGTTCCTTTTGGTAACGAGCTTAAAAATGCTCTTTCGGAATATTTGGCTCTAAGAGCACAAAGGGTGATGGTTAGGTCTGGAGCTCTTTTGCTTGCGGATAAGGGCGGACGGATGAGTCCGGTTCAAGTCAGAGAAATCGTGAAGGAGAACCTCGCAAGGGTTTGCTCGTTGAAAAAGAACAGTCCGCACGTGTTGAGGCATACGTTTGCTACTGCAATGTTGAATCATGGTGCAGGAATTGAAAGTTTGAAAAGACTGTTAGGACATGCGAAACTCTCGACGACCGAGATTTATACGCATACAACGTTTGAACAGTTGAAACGAGTTTATATTGAAGCCCATCCTCGGGCGTAA
- the hpf gene encoding ribosome hibernation-promoting factor, HPF/YfiA family: MEIKIQSIHFDATEKLQAFIEKKVAKLEKTFEDIQKVEVQLKVVKPATALNKEVHLEVAVPGTKLFVEKTCDTFEEGIDQAVDSMKVQLTKFKEKSRNR; the protein is encoded by the coding sequence ATGGAAATTAAGATTCAGTCGATTCACTTCGACGCTACCGAGAAGTTACAGGCGTTTATCGAAAAGAAAGTCGCCAAGTTAGAAAAAACTTTTGAAGATATACAGAAAGTAGAGGTGCAATTAAAGGTCGTGAAGCCTGCTACTGCCTTGAATAAGGAAGTTCATCTGGAAGTTGCTGTCCCTGGAACCAAGTTGTTCGTAGAAAAGACATGTGACACTTTTGAGGAAGGAATTGACCAGGCAGTGGACTCAATGAAGGTTCAATTGACCAAATTTAAAGAAAAATCAAGGAATCGATAA
- the tuf gene encoding elongation factor Tu has product MAKEEFVRTKPHVNIGTIGHVDHGKTTLTAAISKVLNEKLGTTEAVKSFDQIDNAPEEKERGITINSAHIEYETAKRHYAHVDCPGHADYVKNMVTGAAQMDGAILVCAATDGPMPQTREHVLLARQVNVPRLVVFLNKCDMVDDEEMLELVEMELREILEQYGYEEDTPIVRGSALGALNGVEKWVKSVEALMDTVDEWIQEPEREIDKPFLMPIEDVFSITGRGTVATGRIETGRCKVGDEVQLLGLGEDKKSVITGVEMFRKILAEGEAGDNVGLLLRGIDKAEVKRGMVVVHPGAITPHDHFKASIYVLKKEEGGRHTPFGNKYRPQFYLRTMDCTGEIKLPEGVEMVMPGDNVEIEVELIYKVALNEGLRFAIREGGRTVGSGQITTILDDIK; this is encoded by the coding sequence ATGGCTAAAGAAGAATTCGTGCGTACCAAACCGCATGTTAACATTGGTACAATTGGTCATGTTGACCATGGTAAGACTACTCTGACCGCTGCTATCTCTAAGGTATTGAACGAGAAGCTCGGTACAACTGAGGCAGTTAAGTCATTCGATCAGATTGATAATGCTCCTGAGGAGAAAGAGCGTGGTATCACTATCAACTCTGCTCACATCGAGTATGAGACAGCAAAGCGTCATTATGCACACGTTGACTGTCCTGGACATGCTGACTATGTAAAGAACATGGTTACTGGTGCTGCTCAGATGGATGGTGCAATCTTGGTTTGTGCTGCTACTGATGGTCCTATGCCACAGACACGTGAGCACGTACTTCTTGCACGTCAGGTAAACGTACCTCGCTTGGTTGTTTTCTTGAACAAGTGTGATATGGTTGATGATGAGGAGATGCTTGAGCTCGTTGAGATGGAGCTTCGTGAGATCCTCGAGCAGTATGGTTATGAGGAGGATACTCCAATTGTACGTGGTTCTGCTCTCGGTGCTTTGAACGGTGTTGAGAAGTGGGTTAAGTCTGTTGAGGCTTTGATGGATACAGTTGATGAGTGGATTCAGGAGCCAGAGCGCGAGATTGATAAGCCATTCTTGATGCCTATCGAGGATGTATTCTCAATTACAGGTCGTGGTACTGTTGCTACAGGTCGTATTGAGACAGGTCGTTGTAAGGTAGGTGACGAAGTTCAGTTGCTCGGTCTTGGTGAGGACAAGAAGTCAGTTATTACTGGTGTTGAGATGTTCCGTAAGATCCTTGCAGAGGGTGAAGCTGGTGATAACGTAGGTTTGCTTCTCCGTGGTATCGATAAGGCTGAGGTTAAGCGTGGTATGGTAGTTGTACACCCAGGTGCTATTACTCCTCACGATCACTTCAAGGCTTCTATCTATGTATTGAAGAAGGAAGAGGGTGGCCGTCACACTCCATTCGGTAACAAGTATCGTCCTCAGTTCTATCTCCGTACTATGGACTGTACAGGTGAAATCAAGCTTCCTGAGGGAGTTGAGATGGTAATGCCTGGAGATAACGTAGAGATTGAGGTAGAGTTGATCTATAAGGTTGCTTTGAACGAGGGTCTTCGTTTCGCTATCCGTGAGGGTGGTCGTACAGTAGGTTCTGGTCAGATTACAACAATTCTCGACGATATCAAGTAA
- the secE gene encoding preprotein translocase subunit SecE: MNKIVNYCKACYDELAHKTTWPSRAELTHSAMVVLSASLVIALVVFAMDSIFKAFMGVVYPG, from the coding sequence ATGAATAAAATAGTAAATTATTGCAAGGCATGTTACGATGAACTTGCGCATAAGACTACTTGGCCATCACGTGCCGAACTTACTCATAGTGCAATGGTTGTATTATCTGCTTCCCTAGTCATTGCACTTGTTGTGTTCGCGATGGATTCTATTTTCAAAGCCTTTATGGGTGTAGTTTATCCAGGTTAA
- the nusG gene encoding transcription termination/antitermination protein NusG, translating to MADAGNKWYVLKAVSGKEAKVKEYIEAEMKHNDLLAANVSQVLIPVEKHATVRNGKRVVKEKVSLPGYVFVEAKLKGDVAHTLRFLPNVLGFLGGLDEPTPVPQRDINRMLGSAEETEFEENLDCPYLVNDTVKVMEGPFSGFSGIVEEVNAEKHKLKVTVKIFGRKTPLELGFMQVEKE from the coding sequence ATGGCAGACGCAGGAAATAAATGGTATGTGCTTAAAGCCGTTAGTGGTAAAGAAGCTAAGGTGAAAGAATACATCGAAGCTGAAATGAAGCACAATGATTTACTAGCAGCAAATGTTTCTCAGGTGTTGATTCCAGTTGAGAAGCATGCAACTGTGCGTAATGGAAAGAGAGTCGTTAAAGAAAAGGTCTCTCTTCCAGGTTATGTTTTTGTGGAGGCCAAACTGAAGGGTGATGTAGCGCATACGTTGCGTTTCCTCCCTAATGTTTTGGGTTTCCTTGGAGGTTTGGATGAACCAACGCCAGTTCCACAGCGCGATATCAATCGTATGCTGGGTTCTGCAGAGGAGACTGAGTTTGAGGAGAATCTTGATTGTCCTTACTTGGTTAATGATACCGTTAAGGTTATGGAAGGTCCATTCAGTGGTTTCAGCGGAATCGTTGAAGAGGTTAATGCTGAAAAGCATAAGCTGAAAGTTACGGTTAAGATTTTCGGACGTAAAACTCCGTTGGAATTAGGTTTTATGCAAGTAGAAAAGGAATAG
- the rplK gene encoding 50S ribosomal protein L11 produces the protein MAKEVAGLIKLQIKGGAANPSPPVGPALGSKGINIMGFCKEFNARTQDKAGKVLPVVITYYTDKSFDFIIKTPPAAVQLKEAAKIKSGSAQPNRQKVASLTWDQVKVIAEDKMKDLNCFTVESAMKLIAGTARSMGITVKGDFPGK, from the coding sequence ATGGCTAAAGAAGTTGCTGGATTAATCAAATTACAGATTAAAGGTGGCGCTGCGAATCCTTCACCTCCAGTAGGACCTGCATTGGGTTCTAAGGGTATTAATATTATGGGATTCTGCAAGGAATTCAACGCCCGTACCCAGGACAAAGCAGGTAAAGTGTTGCCAGTAGTTATTACTTATTATACTGACAAGTCTTTTGATTTTATTATCAAGACTCCACCTGCTGCAGTTCAATTGAAAGAGGCTGCCAAAATCAAGTCAGGTTCTGCTCAGCCTAATCGTCAGAAGGTTGCTTCTCTTACTTGGGATCAGGTAAAAGTAATCGCTGAGGATAAGATGAAGGACTTGAACTGCTTTACTGTAGAATCAGCTATGAAGCTCATCGCTGGTACTGCAAGAAGTATGGGTATTACTGTAAAAGGGGACTTCCCTGGTAAATAA
- the rplA gene encoding 50S ribosomal protein L1 yields the protein MSKLTKNQKSVADKVEAGKAYTLKEASELVKEITTTKFDASLDIDVRLGVDPRKANQMVRGVVSLPNGTGKVTRVLALCTPDQEAAAKEAGADYVGLDEYVEKIKGGWTDIDVIITMPSCMGKIGPLGRVLGPRGLMPNPKSGTVTMDVAKAVKEVKQGKIDFKVDKAGIIHTSIGKVSMTPEQIYGNAKEFINTVIKLKPAAAKGTYIKSIFISSTMSKGIKIDPKSVE from the coding sequence ATGAGTAAACTGACAAAAAATCAAAAATCAGTAGCTGATAAGGTTGAAGCAGGGAAGGCATACACATTGAAGGAGGCTTCAGAGTTGGTAAAGGAAATTACCACTACCAAGTTTGATGCATCTCTTGATATTGATGTACGCTTAGGTGTTGATCCACGTAAGGCTAACCAGATGGTTCGTGGCGTTGTTTCATTGCCAAACGGAACAGGTAAGGTTACTCGTGTGCTCGCACTCTGTACTCCTGATCAGGAAGCTGCTGCTAAGGAAGCAGGCGCTGATTATGTAGGTCTTGACGAATACGTTGAGAAGATTAAGGGTGGTTGGACAGATATTGATGTCATCATCACAATGCCTTCTTGTATGGGTAAGATTGGTCCTTTGGGTCGTGTACTCGGTCCTCGTGGTTTGATGCCTAACCCTAAGAGTGGCACTGTAACTATGGATGTTGCTAAGGCAGTAAAGGAAGTTAAGCAAGGTAAGATTGACTTTAAGGTTGATAAGGCTGGTATTATCCATACTTCAATCGGTAAGGTTAGCATGACTCCTGAGCAGATCTATGGAAATGCTAAGGAATTCATCAACACAGTTATCAAGCTGAAGCCTGCTGCTGCTAAAGGTACATATATCAAGAGTATCTTTATTTCTAGCACTATGAGTAAGGGTATCAAGATTGATCCTAAATCAGTTGAATAA
- the rplJ gene encoding 50S ribosomal protein L10 encodes MKKEVKDTIIAELGQKLQEFPHFYLVDVTGLNAEKTSALRRKCFQSEIKMVVVKNSLLHKAFEASDIDFSELYGCLKGTTAVMFANTANVPAKLLKEYDKEGVPTLKAAYAEESFYVGADKLAELSALKSKNEVIAEIVALLQSPAKNVVSALQSGSNTIHGVLKTLGERPE; translated from the coding sequence ATGAAGAAAGAAGTTAAAGATACTATTATCGCTGAACTTGGACAGAAGTTGCAGGAGTTTCCTCATTTCTATCTTGTAGATGTTACAGGATTGAATGCTGAGAAGACAAGCGCACTCCGTCGTAAGTGCTTCCAGAGCGAGATTAAGATGGTTGTTGTTAAGAATTCCTTGCTTCACAAGGCGTTCGAGGCTTCAGATATCGATTTCTCTGAGCTCTATGGCTGCTTGAAGGGTACTACTGCTGTAATGTTTGCCAATACAGCTAATGTACCAGCTAAGTTGTTGAAGGAATATGACAAGGAAGGTGTTCCAACACTGAAGGCTGCTTATGCAGAGGAAAGCTTCTACGTTGGCGCAGACAAACTTGCAGAACTTTCAGCTCTCAAGAGCAAGAACGAAGTTATCGCAGAGATTGTTGCTTTGCTCCAGTCACCTGCAAAGAACGTTGTTTCAGCTCTTCAATCAGGAAGCAACACTATTCATGGTGTGCTTAAGACATTGGGCGAGCGTCCTGAGTAA
- the rplL gene encoding 50S ribosomal protein L7/L12 codes for MADIKAIAEELVNLTVKEVNELATVLKDEYGIEPAAAAVAVAAGPAAGGAAAAEEKSTFDVVLAEVGGAKLQVVKAVKEACGLGLKEAKDLVDGAPSTIKEGVAKDEAENLKKAIEEAGAKVELK; via the coding sequence ATGGCAGATATCAAAGCTATTGCAGAAGAGTTAGTAAATCTTACTGTTAAGGAAGTTAATGAGTTGGCAACAGTCCTCAAGGACGAGTATGGTATTGAGCCTGCTGCTGCAGCTGTAGCTGTAGCTGCTGGTCCTGCTGCTGGTGGTGCAGCTGCAGCTGAGGAGAAGTCTACATTCGACGTAGTCCTCGCTGAGGTTGGTGGCGCTAAGCTCCAGGTTGTAAAGGCTGTTAAGGAGGCTTGTGGTCTCGGTTTGAAAGAGGCTAAGGATCTCGTAGACGGTGCTCCTTCTACAATCAAGGAAGGTGTAGCTAAGGACGAGGCTGAGAACCTTAAGAAGGCTATCGAAGAGGCCGGTGCTAAGGTAGAGCTCAAGTAA